TGACCGGCTGATGCTCGACCGCGGCCGCCGTCAGGATGCGCGCGCACCAGGCAGCGTCGTCGGCATCGAGCGAACGGGAGAAATGGATACGGCCCTTGGTGGTCGGGCCTTCGCCGGTGATGACGCCGTCGCGCACGATGGTCAGCGCATGGGCGGCGGTCTTGCGGCAGGATGGAGACAACACACCGCTGAGAGCCTCAGCGGTCTTGGTACTTGGGGTAGACATTGTGGGAGCTTTCAATTCCTATCTCAGGCCAGCTTTTCCATGCGGGCGTAAACGAGTGGTTAATGATTCGGAACTTGGGTTCCGAGATTTTTAGATGGTTGCTATTTGGTCGCTTCAAATGCCGTCAGGGTTCGGTTCCTATAGCAGCCCGGGCCGGCGTGATGACCGCGATAAGCGGCTTTATCTAGGCATTTCCAAGCTTTTGTGCAGCAGTTGATGTTTCGCCGCAGGGGGTTGGATCAAAACAAGTTGCTTGGAATTCCACCCCCAAGGAGAAATTTCTCACCTTTTTTCAGAACCCGTTCACTTAAGCCTTGCCGCCTCCTATAGTGATGGCGGGACCTCTAAATCAAATTCACCTGTAACTACAATTAGATGAGGTAAGATCATGGCACTTCAGATTGGCGCCACCGCCCCCGATTTCGAAGCCGAGACCACCGAAGGCAAGATCAAGTTCCACGACTGGATTGGTAGCAGCTGGGCGCTTTTGTTCTCCCATCCCAAGGACTTCACGCCGGTCTGCACCACCGAGCTCGGCACGCTCGCCCGCCTGAAGCCCGAGTTCGATCAGCGCGGCGTCAAGCTGTTGGGCCTGTCGGTCGACCCGGTCGACCGCCACGCCAAATGGTCCGAGGACATCAAGGAAACCCAGGGTGCGGCCCCGAACTATCCGATGATCGGCGACACCGACTACAACGTGTCGAAGCTCTACGACATGCTGCCGGCCTCGACCTCGGGCGATCCCCTCACCCGCACGCCAGCGGATAACCAGACGGTCCGCAACGTCTTCATCATCGGCCCCGACAAGAAGATCAAGCTGGTGCTGGTCTATCCGATGACCACGGGTCGCAACTTCCAGGAGATCCTGCGCGTCATCGACTCGCTGCAACTCACCGCCAAGCATCGCGTCGCCACCCCGGCCGACTGGAAGCAAGGCGAAGACGTGATCATTGCCGGCTCGGTCAACAATGACGAGGCCAAGACGATCTACCCGCAGGGCTGGAAGGAACCGAAGCCCTACATCCGCATCGTGCCGCAGCCGAAGTAACTGTTGGCACGCAACCTCCTGGTGACCCGAGTGCAGCCTGTCATCGTCTGGTTCCGCGACGATCTGCGGCTGTCGGATCACCCTGCCCTGCAGGAAGCGGCCAGCCGCGGCGCGCCCGTGATTGGTCTCTATGTCCGCGACGAACAGAGCCGCGCCCTCAAACCGCCGGCCGCGCGCCCCCTCGGGGGCGCGACGCGCTGGTGGTTGGCGCATTCGCTGCGCGCGCTCGGCAAGAGCTTTGAGGCGATCGGCGGAACGCTGGTGCTGCGCACCGGACCCGCCGCTTCCGTGATCGCCACACTGGCGCGCGAAACCAATGCGGGCGCCGTGTTCTGGAACGACATCGCGCAGGCGCCGCATCAGGCGATTGCCGGCGATGTTGAATCCGCGCTCGCAAGTGACGGCGTCGTCTCGAAAATTTTCCCTGGCGACCTGCTCGTCGACCCCCAAGCGATCCGCAACAAGGACAATCGGGGCCTGCGCGTGTTCACGCCGTTCTGGCGTCGCGTGCAGGGTCTCGGCGATCCGCCAAAGCCGCTGCCGGCGCCGAAGAAGCTCACATCGGTCAGCGGCATCGCGAGCGAAGCGCTTGACGAGTGGAAGCTCGAGCCGACGCAGCCGGACTGGGCTGGCGGGCTGCGCGAGAGCTGGACGCCGGGCGAAGCCGGCGCTCAGGCTCGGCTGAAGGCGTTTCTCGACGACGGCATCGAGGGCTACGCCAATGACCGCGACCGGCCGGACCACGACGGGACCTCGCGCCTGTCGCCGCATCTGCGCTTCGGCGAGATCAGCCCGCGCCAGCTCTGGCATGCCGCCCGGTTCGTTGCCGCCGAGCACCCGCGCCTCGCCGGCGACATCGACAAGTTCCTGAGCGAGCTCGGTTGGCGCGAATTCTGCCGCCATCTGCTGTTCGACGTCCCCGACCTGGCGAAGCGGAATCTGCAGGAGCAATTCGACGACTTTCCCTGGAAGCGTGACGCACGCGCATTGAAGGCCTGGCAGCGCGGCCTGACCGGCTATCCGATCGTCGATGCCGGCATGCGCGAGCTCTGGCACAGCGGCGTGATGCACAACCGGGTGCGGATGGTGGTCGCCTCGTTCCTGGTGAAGCATCTCCTGATCGACTGGCGCGCCGGTGAGCAATGGTTCTGGGACACGCTGGTCGATGCCGATGCCGGCTCCAATCCGGCGAACTGGCAATGGGTCGCGGGCTCCGGCGCCGATGCCGCGCCCTATTTCCGCGTGTTCAATCCGATCCTCCAGGGCGAGAAATTCGATCCCGACGGCGGCTATGTCAGGCGCTGGGTGCCGGAGCTCGCGCAATTGCCCGACGACCTGATCCATCAGCCTTGGACCGCGACGCCGATCGAACTCGCCAGTGCCGACGTCGAGCTCGGCAAGACCTATCCGCGGCCGATCGTCGACCACAAGCAAGGTCGCGAACGTGCGCTGGCGGCCTACGCGAAAATCCGCGGCAAGGGCTAACTTCGGCGGTTGACCAGCAGCACCGCCGCGGCGCAGGCGGCCATGCCGGCAATCGCGACATAATCCAGCCGTTCGCCGAACAGCACATAGGCCATCAGCGCGGTCGTCGCCGGCACCAGATAGAACAGGCTTGCGACCGACGTCGCGGCATGGTGACGGATCAGCCAGTACAACAGCCCGATCGAGCCGATCGACAACGCGAACACCAGCCAGGCCAGCGCCAGCACGAACTCGCTGGTCCAATGCACGACATTGGTCTCGAACAACCACGCGCCAATGCCGAAGAAGATTGTCACCGCGACGTACTGCACCAGATTGCCGGCGCGCCAATCGATCCGGTTGCAGTAGCGGCGCTGATACAGCGTGCCCAGCGTAATGCTGATCAGCGAGACGCCGGAGGCAAGCCAACCCCATCCGGCATCGCCGGTCATCGGGCGGTTGTGCAGGATCAGGACGACGCCGGCGAGCCCGAGCAGCAGGCCGCCCCATTGCAGCGGCGTGACGCGCTCCCCCAGCCAGCGATTGGCGATGGTCGAGGTCAGGATCGGTTGCAAGCCCGGGATCAACGCCGAGAGCCCGGCCGGAATCGAATGCGCGATCGCGATCGCGGTGCCGCCGAGATAGAAGCCGTGCACCAGGATGCCGGCCACCGCGCTGTGGAAGACGCCGGTGCGGTCCGGCCATTTCGGCCGCGCCACCGCCGCGATGACCGCCATCACCACCACCACGAACGCCATCCGGATCGCCAGATAGGTCAGCGGCTCGGCATTGTTGATGACGTATTTGGTGCCGATGAATCCCGTGCTCCACAGCACGACAAAGATCGCCGGCGCCAGGCGAGCGGCAGTTTCCTCGAAGCTCTTGTTCATTGCAGACCGTCATTGCCCGAAGACAAGCCAGCCGGCAATCACGAAGTTTTGCGGGGCTGCTACGCTGGTGCCCCAGGCACATTGCCGTTCCTGCGTTCGTGTCTACAGGGGCGACACCGGGAATGGCTCTCGATTCAAGACGTCAAACGAACAGTCGGTGTCATTACCCTCGACAGGCTTTCGCGGGTGATCCAGTATTCCAGAGACGCTTGTGCTTCAGCCGATAGGGCGCGGCGTGCCTGGATCGCCCGGTCGAGTGTTCAGCCCGGGGACATGACCGACGGGTGTTCGGGGACATAGCCGACACATCATAGTGCACGGATTTGGCAGTATGGGAGGCCAAGTCCATGCCCTGGCGAGAGGTGTCGGTGATAGATCAGCGGGATCGCGATATCGTTCGGCTCTCGCGCGGGCGAGGTCGAGAGTTCTCGCCGGCACGGCGCTGCCGTTCGCTTTCAGTGCGCGACATCGTTGGCTGACGAACGCGTCGACCCCGGCATGCGCCGAGAGCGGCGCGCCACGGATATCGGCATTCCTGCCGGGTGCGAGCAAGCCGGCGCTCGATACCGCATTGGCGCTGGGAATGCGGATCACATGTCCGATGCTGCTGACGTCGTCGCGAGACTTCGGAGACTGGGCCCAGTATCTGACGCGCAACCCGGGCTTCATGTGATCGGCACACGGCGCCGATCGTCATCTGAGGTGATACTTCCTGCCGTTGGTATTCGGGTCGGTATTGTCGCTTGTCGAGAGCAGCAGGACTGGTCCGAAAAAGCTTTTGGTGTCCCGGAACAGCTGAAACCGGCCGCCGCCCTTGGCGGCGATCTCCTGCCGGTCGCTGTTTGCCGGGCCGAGCAGCCTGTCATCCTCGTACAGCCGAGCCGCGCCGAGTTCGCCGTCGAGATATTTGACGGGAATTTGGTAGGCGTGCCCCTCCAGGAAATAGAAGGTACCGCGGACCAGGTTTCTATCGATCGGACTTGGAGGAAGCAGATAAAGGAATGCACTGGACGCCAGCGCAAACAGCGTCGATCCGATCACAATGCGGGTGTTGGCGGAAATCCTCAACGACGTTCGTCCCGAGCTCTTGCTTGCGAGGCGTCTCTGTAGCGCGCGCCTTTATCGCATACAACCGACGGGCATCCGCCGGTTCGCGGTGACGGCAGCGGGATCGGCGCGGCCGCGCGCCTAAAGCGGCGCCTCGCGAATGCGTGAACGGCACCCCCCCGGTTGCCTTCATTTGGGCACCGATCGGGAACAGGCTTGCCGGACTCTGAGCAAGCCGGCCACCGCAGGGGGTGCCTGCAATTGACCTATCGATCCCATAGCAGCTGGCAGGACGCGGATTTACGGAATCTCGTCCGGGTCATCTCGGCATGCACCCTCGGGCTCTGGGCATTTGCGGCCGGCCTCCTGATCGGCACCTTCCTGCTTTGATAGCTGGCCTCGTGAGACCGGCCTGAAATCGGCTCGATGAAATTGACTGGCAGATTGGACCGGCGGTCGCGCCGACAGCCCTACCCGCCACTCAGGTGATGTGCGGCGGCGAACAAGGCGAGCGCGCTCAGCACCAGCGCCGACGCGGCACCGGCAACGCCGCGGGCGAGTTCAGCCTTCGAAAGATTGGACCTGGTTGCCATCACAGCCTCCTGTGCGCGCGAGCCGAGGCGGAGCCGCTCCGGCGGTCAGGCTCGCTGATGGAGACAATCGCACGATGCAGATGAACGCATCATGAGTGAAACGAACGGCGCGCGCCCAGGTTCCAAAATCCGGCGGCAAGGGATCGCCGGACCGGCGCGCCCTACCACTCTTCCGGGCAGGGATCGACGATCTTCCAGAGATCGACCCCGTTCTTGATCTTCTTCATCTCGGTGGTGAGCCCGCCATTGCGGCGGATCCAGTCCTTCACCGTATCCGGGTAATAGGACATCAGGTCCGAGGTGCCCTCGAGGCTGGTGACCTTGATGCCGAAGGTGAAGGCCTTGTCGTAGTAGGCCTGGTGGAAGCCGATGCTGGCCTTCGGCGTCACGCAGATCTTGTTCAGCGGCACGATGCCGAACACCAGCGTGCAGGCCGAGTTGCAGATGCCGTCGATCACGACACGCTCGCGGCGGTCGCGGATCTGCTTGTACTTGGCCTTGTACTCCTCGACATAGCCGCCATGGTCGCGCGTGATGTGCAGCACGGCCCGCGCCGGCGTGACCGCCAGAACCGAGAGCAGCAGGGCGACAAGGGGCGTGATGCGCATGAAATGTTCTAAACCGAGGGAAAGGCGGCCCGGGCGGACCTGACCGCAAGACTCTGGCCGGACTGTGTTGGCAATCCGTTAAGCATCCGCAAAAAGGCAAAATTTGGCGCGCTGTGGCTGATTTCCCGCAGCTTTCGGCCGGATTCCGGGTTAAATGAAGCGTTAGAGGACCTAGGATCGGCTGGGGAAGCCGATTCCAGCGTGAATGCCCGGAGGCCGCCAATGACCACGACCAAGCTTTTCGCCGCCCTCGCCCTGACCGTTTCCTTGGCCATTCCGGCCTTCACGCCGGCCGCTGCGGCCGACCTCACGGCCACGGCGCACCACCGGCATCACCGGCATGCACAGTGGGGCCTGCCCTACCACGTCAGCTACCTGCACAATTACGGCCCCGGTCCGGCGGCCGGCAGCTTCGGCTATTACGACGGCCCGTCGACCAACAAGTGCTACCAGAGCTCGGCCGCCTATGTCGGCCAGGACCGCCGCCGGCATCCCTGCTTCTGAAGGCTTGCGGTCAACGGCCGGCGCAGCGCGCGGACAGCACCCGCCGTGCCGCGCAAGGGCGCTGGCCCTCCCCTTCCAAGTCTGATAAGCGACCCCCGCGGCGCTCGTAGCTCAGCTGGATAGAGCATCGGATTTCGATTCCGAGGGTCGGGAGTTCGAATCTCTCCGAGCGCGCCACTGGCGCACCATCCAAATTATTGGACTTGTCTGGTTTCCCGCCGCGACCTGCGAGCTGGAACCATACCGATAAGCGCTCCTGCTTAACGCTCGCGCGGTTTGGGCTTTCCTTCCTATTGACGCTGTCGGGAGCCGGGGTGGTAGGCTACCGCCATTTCAGGCGGCTATTTTAGATGCGCGATTTATCGGGATTGAACCAGCTTTTGCTGACGGTTTTGATCTTCGTGCCATTCGAGCGACTGTTCGCTGCGAGGCCCCAGAAGATCTTCAGGCGCGGCCTGCTGACCGATATGGCCTTCCTGTTCATCAACGGGTGGCTGGTGTTGATCGGTGTCATCGTCATCATGACGGGGGCCGCTCTGGTCAATCGGTCGATCCTGCCTGCGGCGGTGACGCAGGCGATCGACGACCTTCCCTATCTGGTGCAAGTGCCCATCGTGATCCTGATCGCGGACCTCGGCATCTACTGGACGCACCGCATCCTGCACGTCGTGCCCGCCATGTGGCAGATCCATTCGGTTCATCACGCGGTCGAGGTGCTGGATTGGCTCGCGGCGATTCACCAGCACCCGCTCGACGTGATCTTCATGAAGGCCGGCGCGCTGTTTCCACTTTACGCGCTCGGCTTCTCCACGGAAGCGATCGCGACTTATCTCCTCGTGTACTACTGGCAGACTTGGCTGGTTCACGCCCATGTCCGCCTGGGCTCTGGGCCGCTGCGCCGCATCCTGGTGTCGCCGGAATTCCACCACTGGCACCACAGCAGCGAAGCCGAAGCCAGGGACAGGAACTTTGCCGGATTGTTCTCGTTCTACGATGTGCTGTTCGGGAGCGCCTACCTTCCAAAGGAGAAGAAACCGAAGACATTCGGCATCGATCATCCGATGCCGTCGAACTATCTGGCGCTGCTCGCCTACCCGTTCATCGCCTGGACCGCAAAGCATCAGCGCAGCGATCCGTCGGCCATCCAGCCCCAAATGTCGAACGGCGGCGAGCCCGCACAGCCACGCCACAGCGCGCCGACAGGCTAGCCGCGCACGCCCTTCGCGCCGAACCAGCGGCGACAGGCGCGGCTGAAGCTCGTTGCATCCGTGTAGCCGAGCGCGGTCGCCATCTCGTCGCGCGACTGCGTGCCTTCCGCGAGCATCGTCCGCGCCCGCTCGCGCAGCACCCTGTCGAGCAGCGGGCGGAAGGCGCAGCCCGCCTCCGCCAGCCGCCGCACCAGCGTCCGCCGCGAGGTGCCGACGAGGCGCGCGGCATCCTCCTCAGCCAGACGATGCGGCAGCCGCGCCGCGATCAGGCTCTCGACCATCCGCACCAGCGCCGCAGCGTCCGAGCGTGGCTTCTCGACCGCTTCGAGCGCTTCGATCGCCTTGGCGTGCAATTCCGGATCGGCAAACGGCGACGGCCGCACGCACAGCGCATTCGGCACGTCGAAGGCGAAAGCGGCCGCGTCGAACTTCACGGCGCAGGAATAATGCTGCATGAGCCGCTCTGCGCCCGCGGGTGGCGGCCACGGAAAGTGCAGCGTCGCCTGGTCGATCGCATCCTCGAGCAGCTGCACATAGACGGCGTGCACGTTGAGGCTCACCGCCAGCGCCACGGCGCGCCACAGCGCGCCGTCCATAGGCACCGCTGGAGCGATCTCAATCTGGATCGAGCGCGCGGTACGGCGCAACCGGTTGCGGATGAAGGGCGCGCGGGTCGATCCGAAGCGCGCGCCGATGTTGAGCGCATCCGCGACGGTCGGCGCCGTCCTGGTCGCGACATCGAGCGCCCCTTGCAGCGATGTCGACCAGACCGCCGCGGCCGACAACGGCCACAGCTCGCCATGCGCCCGGGTGATGTTGGCGGCGAGGAGCACCAGCGACGACACCGGCATGTGTGCGCCGGGCTGGTCGAGCGCGCCCTGCTGGATTCC
The window above is part of the Bradyrhizobium sp. PSBB068 genome. Proteins encoded here:
- a CDS encoding peroxiredoxin encodes the protein MALQIGATAPDFEAETTEGKIKFHDWIGSSWALLFSHPKDFTPVCTTELGTLARLKPEFDQRGVKLLGLSVDPVDRHAKWSEDIKETQGAAPNYPMIGDTDYNVSKLYDMLPASTSGDPLTRTPADNQTVRNVFIIGPDKKIKLVLVYPMTTGRNFQEILRVIDSLQLTAKHRVATPADWKQGEDVIIAGSVNNDEAKTIYPQGWKEPKPYIRIVPQPK
- a CDS encoding deoxyribodipyrimidine photo-lyase, whose amino-acid sequence is MTRVQPVIVWFRDDLRLSDHPALQEAASRGAPVIGLYVRDEQSRALKPPAARPLGGATRWWLAHSLRALGKSFEAIGGTLVLRTGPAASVIATLARETNAGAVFWNDIAQAPHQAIAGDVESALASDGVVSKIFPGDLLVDPQAIRNKDNRGLRVFTPFWRRVQGLGDPPKPLPAPKKLTSVSGIASEALDEWKLEPTQPDWAGGLRESWTPGEAGAQARLKAFLDDGIEGYANDRDRPDHDGTSRLSPHLRFGEISPRQLWHAARFVAAEHPRLAGDIDKFLSELGWREFCRHLLFDVPDLAKRNLQEQFDDFPWKRDARALKAWQRGLTGYPIVDAGMRELWHSGVMHNRVRMVVASFLVKHLLIDWRAGEQWFWDTLVDADAGSNPANWQWVAGSGADAAPYFRVFNPILQGEKFDPDGGYVRRWVPELAQLPDDLIHQPWTATPIELASADVELGKTYPRPIVDHKQGRERALAAYAKIRGKG
- a CDS encoding DMT family transporter — translated: MNKSFEETAARLAPAIFVVLWSTGFIGTKYVINNAEPLTYLAIRMAFVVVVMAVIAAVARPKWPDRTGVFHSAVAGILVHGFYLGGTAIAIAHSIPAGLSALIPGLQPILTSTIANRWLGERVTPLQWGGLLLGLAGVVLILHNRPMTGDAGWGWLASGVSLISITLGTLYQRRYCNRIDWRAGNLVQYVAVTIFFGIGAWLFETNVVHWTSEFVLALAWLVFALSIGSIGLLYWLIRHHAATSVASLFYLVPATTALMAYVLFGERLDYVAIAGMAACAAAVLLVNRRS
- a CDS encoding sterol desaturase family protein, giving the protein MRDLSGLNQLLLTVLIFVPFERLFAARPQKIFRRGLLTDMAFLFINGWLVLIGVIVIMTGAALVNRSILPAAVTQAIDDLPYLVQVPIVILIADLGIYWTHRILHVVPAMWQIHSVHHAVEVLDWLAAIHQHPLDVIFMKAGALFPLYALGFSTEAIATYLLVYYWQTWLVHAHVRLGSGPLRRILVSPEFHHWHHSSEAEARDRNFAGLFSFYDVLFGSAYLPKEKKPKTFGIDHPMPSNYLALLAYPFIAWTAKHQRSDPSAIQPQMSNGGEPAQPRHSAPTG
- a CDS encoding AraC family transcriptional regulator ligand-binding domain-containing protein, encoding MQGSEADALRTPVAASYARALVRAFGRTRSERDELLKGTGIQQGALDQPGAHMPVSSLVLLAANITRAHGELWPLSAAAVWSTSLQGALDVATRTAPTVADALNIGARFGSTRAPFIRNRLRRTARSIQIEIAPAVPMDGALWRAVALAVSLNVHAVYVQLLEDAIDQATLHFPWPPPAGAERLMQHYSCAVKFDAAAFAFDVPNALCVRPSPFADPELHAKAIEALEAVEKPRSDAAALVRMVESLIAARLPHRLAEEDAARLVGTSRRTLVRRLAEAGCAFRPLLDRVLRERARTMLAEGTQSRDEMATALGYTDATSFSRACRRWFGAKGVRG